The sequence below is a genomic window from Halomonas halophila.
GCGGATCTTCTGCAGCGCCTGGGTGGCCTTGCCGTGGGGCTTCAGGGGATTGCCATCGACCTCCAGCTCGCCCTGCTGGAACTCCTCCAGGCCGTTGATGCAGCGGATCAGGGTCGACTTGCCGGAGCCGCTGGCACCGATGATCACCACCACCTCGCCGGGAGTGACCTCGAGATCGATGTTCTTCAGCACGTGCAGGTCGCCGAAGGACTTGTTGAGCTTCTCCATGCGGACGATGCGCTCGCCGCCGGAGGGGGACGTCGGTTGGTTCATGTGCGTGTCTTCCTTCATTGTCCGACCAGGCCCTTGCGCTCGAGCAGGCGCAGCGCCGCCGAGAGCGACAGAGTGATGACCAGGTACAGCATGGCCACCATCAGATAGACCTCCAGGGCGTTGAAGGTGGTGGCGATATAGACCTGGCCCTGGCGGACCAGCTCGCCCACGCCGATCACCGAGAACAGTGAGGTGTCCTTGATGCTGATGATGCCTTGGTTGCCGAGCGACGGGATCATGCGTCGCAGCGCCTGGGGCCAGATGATGTAGCGGAAGGTCTGGCGCCGGGACAGGCCCAGCGACAGCCCCGCCTCGCGCTGGCCGCGCTCGATGGACTGCACGCCGCCGCGGACGATCTCCGAGATATAGGCGCCGGAATTGACCGCGATGGCGGCGATGCCGGCCACCAGGGCGTTGATGGGGCCGCCGAGCAGCTGCGGCAGGCCATAGAAGATGAACAGCACCTGCACCAGCACCGGCGTGCCGCGGAAGACCTCGATGTAGGCCACCGCGGGCACTCGCAGCCAGCGCGACGGGCTGATGCGCAGCAGGCCGAACAGGATGCCGATCAGGAAACCGATCGCCAGGCCGGCGAAGGAGATCAGCAGCGTATAGGGAATCCCCGTGAGCAGATGGGGAATGGAGGCGAAGGCCGCCTGCCAGTCGAATTGAAAGGTGACGTCCACGTGGGAACTCCGTCAGGATGCGCAGGAGAGTGACGAGCCGAAATGCAACGGGGCCGGGTCATGTGACCCGACCCCGTTCAGGCGTTGGGCGACGATTACTCGCCGCTGGCGCTGCCGAACCACTTGCTGTGGATCTCGTCGTAGGTGCCGTCTTCCTTCATCGAGGCCAGGGCCTCGTTGACGGGCTCGACCCAGTCGCTGCCCTTGACCAGCACGATGCCGTACTGCTGGCCCTCGTAGAGCGGGCCGACGACCTTGGCTCGGCCCTCGCCCTGGGTCTGGGAGAAGTAGCCGACGTTGGGCGCATCGTAGAAGACCGCGTCGACGCTGCCGCCGAGCAGCGCCATGTACATGTCGCTGGAGCCCGGATAGGGGGTGATGTCGGCGTCGTCGCCCAGGTTCTCCTGGAGATAGTCGTAGCTGGTGGAGCCGATCTTGGTGCCGACCGACTTGCCTTCCAGGTCCTCGATGGACTGGATGCTGTCGTCGTCGGCGTTGACCAGCAGGCGCAGGCCGCTGTCGTAGTAGGGATCGGAGAAGTCGACGATCTCGGCGCGTTCGTCGGTGATGGTGATGCCGGCGATGGCGATGTCGACGTTACCGGTCTGGACGGCGGGGATGATGCCGTTGAAGTCCATGGTGCGCAGGTTGTACTCGAACCCGGCCCGCTCGGCGACTTCGGCGACGATGTCCATGTCGAAGCCGACCATCTGGCCGGTTTCCTGGTCCATCATCTCGAAGGGCACAAAGCTCGGGTCGGTGACGACGTCCAGGGTCTCCTGGGCGTGGGCCGAGGTGGCGAGGCCCAGGGCGAGACAGGACGCCAGCGAGGCGACCGTGAATTGACGCTTCATGTGCTTCTCCATTGGAGTGATTTGTTGTGGAGTACAAATCAACCATGGCGAGTTGCCGTGAGAGCGTCAAGTCTCGGCAAATGTTGCGGCGGGGCTGGTCGTCAACGCTGCGGATCAGACCATGAAGGAGGCGCCACAGCCGCAGGTGGTGGTGGCGTTGGGGTTCTGGATCAGGAAGCGCGCGCCGGCCAGACCTTCCTCGTAGTCGACCGTGGAGCCGACCAGGTACTGGTAGGAGAGCGGGTCGACCACCAGCGCCACGTCGCCGAACTCGATCAGGGTGTCGTCGTCGGCGATGTCCTCGGCGAGGTCGAAGCCGTACTGGAAGCCGGAGCAGCCGCCGCCGGTCACGTAGACCCTCAGCGTGAGCCCGGACTTGCCTTCCGCCTCGCCGAGGGCCTTGAGACGGGCCTTGGCGCTGTCGGAGAGCAGCAGAGGGGTAGGAACGAAGGATGCGGCACCGCTCATGGGTGACCTCCCCGGAAATCGATGAATGTCGTGCAGGACGACGATTATCCATAACCCTTAGCAAAAGGGTCAACTATTGAGGAGGGAGCCCTGCCCCCGGCGCGATGGCGACGGGGGCAGGCGATGGCCTCAGGGCATCATCGCCGGGGCGTCGAGGCCGGCGAACTCGTCGAGGCCGAACATCAGGTTGAGGTTGTGCACGGCCTGGCCGGAGGCGCCCTTGACCAGGTTGTCGATCACCGAGAGCACCACCACGGTGTCGCCGTCGCCGGGGCGATGCACGGCCATCCGGCAGACGTTGGCGCCCTTGACGCTGCGCGTCTCGGGGTGGCTGCCCGCGGGCATGACGTCGACGAAGGGCTCGTCGGCGAAGCGCTGCTCGAACAGCGCCTGCAGGTCGCCCGGCTCGCCTTGCAGGCGGCCGTAGAGGGTGGCGTGGATGCCGCGGATCATCGGCGTCAGGTGCGGCACGAAGGTCAGGCCCACCGGGCCGTTCGCGGCGTCGCCCAGGCCCTGGCGGATCTCGGGCAGGTGACGGTGGCCGGAGGCGCCGTAGGCCTTCATCGATTCGCTGGCCTCGGCCAGCAGCGACGGCACCTTGGCGCCGCGGCCGGCGCCGGTGACGCCGGACTTGCAGTCGGCGATCACGTGATCGGCGTCGATCAGGCCGGCCTCCAGCAGCGGCAGCAGGCCGAGCTGCACGGCGGTGGGGTAGCAACCGGGCACGGCGATCAGGCGCGCCTGGCGAATCCGCTCGCGGTTCACCTCGGGCAGGCCGTAGACAGCCTCCTCGAGCAGTTCGGGCGCGCCGTGGGGCTGGCCGTACCAGGCGGCCCACTCGTCGGCGTCGCGCAGGCGGAAGTCGGCCGACAGGTCGATGACCCGGGTGCCGCGCTCGAGCAGATCAAAGGCCAGGGCGTGGGCCACGCCGTGGGGCGTAGCGAAGAACACCGCATCGCAGGCCGCCAGGCGCGCCGGATCGGGCTCGCTGAAGCGCAGCTCGTCGTAGTGGCCGCGCAGGTTGGGATACAGTTCGCTGACCCCGAGCCCGGCCTCGCTGCGCGAGGTGATGGCCTCGACGCTGACCTCCGGGTGGCGAGCCAGCAACCTGAGCAGTTCGACGCCGGTATAACCGGTGCCGCCGACGATTCCGACCTTGATCACGATGGGGCTCCTCGATGGTGGACGCTGGGACCTGAGTGGGAGGATATGATACACAAGAGGAAGGGCTCCCACCCAGCCTCGCAGGGGCCAGGGTTGAAATAGGGGCCGGGGTCTAACAGGAAGGACACCTTGCCGCGTTTTCCACTTCCCCGCTTCAGTCTCGATCGTTTCCGCCGCCAGCTGGCCAGCGTGGATGCACTGCCCCAGCTCTGCGTGCTGGGACTGGTGTCCGGCCTGATCACCGGCGGTCTGATGGTGCTGTTCCGCCTGGCGCTCCAGCTGGGCGCCATGATCTTCCTGCCCGGTGGCAATCCCGAGAACTTCGAGGCGCTGTCGCCGCTGACGCGTGCCCTGCTGCCACTGCTGGCGGTGACGCTGATCGGTGCCTGGCTATGGTGGTTGCGGCCCGCCGGCCGACAGATCGGCATCGCCCACGTGATCGAGCGACTGACCTACCATCAGGGGCGCTTCCCGGTGCGCAACTGGTTCACCCAATGGTGGGTGGGCCTGATCTCGGTGCTGGGCGGGCTCTCGGCGGGGCGCGAAGGGCCTGCCATTCATCTGGGCGCGGCGGCCTGCAGCGGACTCGGCCAGCGCCTGCGCCTGCCGCACAACAGCCTGCGCGTGCTGGTGGCCTGCGGCACCGCGGCGGGCATCTCGGCCTCGTTCCATACGCCGGTCGCCGGGGTCATCTTCGCCATGGAAGTGGTGATGATGGAGTACACCATCACCGGCTTCATGCCGGTGATCCTGGCCTCGACCATGGGCGCCGTGGTCTCCCAGGCGGTGTTCGGCTTCGAGCTGCCCTTCGAGGGCACCGGTCTCGCCCTGGGGTCGCTGCTCAACCTGCCCTGGATCGTGCTGAGCGCACTGGGCATCGGCCTGCTGGCCGGCGGTTTCGTGCGCGTGGCGCGTGCCGGCGACCGCCTCAAGCGCGTGCCCTTCGCGCTGCGCTTCGCGCTGGCCGGCGGCGTGGTCGGCGCCATGGCCTGGTGGTACCCCCAGGTGCAGGGCATGGGCTACGACACCCTGGGGCTGACCATCGGCGGCTCGCTGAGCCTCGACGTGCTGCTGGCGGTCGCCATCGGCAAGCTGCTGATCACCGCCTTCACCGTGGCCTGCGGCATCCCGGTGAGCATCATCGGCCCGGTGGTGGTGGCCGGTGGAGCGGCCGGTGCCCTGTGCGGCCTGCTCGGTGCCCAGCTGCTGCCGGATCTTGCCGCCGGCCCCGCCGTCTACGCCATGCTGGGCATGGCCGCGATGATGGGGGCCGTGTTGCAGGCGCCGCTGGCGGCGCTGATGGCGCTGCTGGAGCTGACCCATAACCCCAACCTGATCCTGCCCGGCATGCTGGCGGTGGTGGTGGCCGGTCTGACGTCGCGTCAGCTGTGCGGCTGCGACGGCTTTTTCATCAGCGTGACCCGCCACGGCCTGCATCCGCTGCAGCAGCCGCTGATGCAGGCCCTCAGCCGGGTCTCGGTGCCGGCGGTGATGGAGCGCGATCTGGTACGCTCGCGCCGTCGGGTGACCCTCGACCAGGCCAGTGCCCTGCTCGTGGCGAAGCCGGTGTGGATCGTGATCGAGCGCTCCAGCGATGCCAAGCCGACCCTGGCGCTGAAGGCGGCCGACCTGGCGCGCTGGATGCTCGAACACGACGAGACCGACAAGCTGATCGACAAGGAGGGCCGCCTGGACCTGCTGGAGATCCCCGGGCAGCGCCTCGACCTGGCACCGATCCACCTGCAGGCGACGCTCTCCGAGGCCTTCTTGCGGCTCAACACCAAGCATGCCGACGCCCTCTACGTGGAGCACGGGCATCGGCCGAAGCAGAAGCGGATTTCCGGTATCATCACCCGCGACGCCATCGAGCGTTACTATCGCTACAGCGATGCATCCCCCGGCTAGGAGTCGACATGTACCTCTGGATCAAGGCCCTGCACCTGGTGGCCGTGGTGACCTGGTTCGCCGCCCTGTTCTATCTGCCGCGCCTGTATGTCTACCACGCCATGGCCCGGGATCGCGGCGAGTCCCAGGCCATCGAGTATTTCAAGACCATGGAGCGCAAGCTCTACCGGGGCATCATGACGCCCTCGATGATCGCCGTGCTGGTGTTCGGCGGCGGGCTGCTGGCGCTGAATCCGGGCTGGCTGTCTCAGGGCTGGATGCATGCCAAGCTGACCCTGGTGGCGGCGCTGGTGGCCTATCATCACGTGTGCCTGATCTATCTCAAGCAGTTCGCCGACGGTCGCTGCAGCCGCAGCCATCGCTACTTTCGGATCTTCAACGAGCTGCCGGTACTCGCCCTGTTGGCGATCGTCCTGCTCGCCGTGCTGAAGCCGTTCTGATGACAGGGGATGCGCAGACTCACCCCCATCTGCCGGCGGTACTGGTGCTGGCCGGCCACGATCCCACCGGCGGCGCCGGCCTGGTGGCCGACAGCGAGGCGGTGGCCGCCTGCGGCGGCTGGGCGCTGACCGTGCCCACGGCGTTGACGGTGCAGAACTGCCGCGACGTCGGCGCCGTGCAGCCGGTGGACGGCGTGCTGATCCGCGACGCCGCCGCGGCGCTGGAGGACATCGAGATCGCCGCCATCAAGGTCGGCCTGCTGGCCTCCGAGGCGGCCCTCGACGCGGTGGTGGAGATCATCCAGCGCCGGCCGGGCGTGCCGGTGGTGGTCGACCCGGTGCTCAGGGCCGGCGGCGGGCATGAGTTGTCCACACCCACCTTGATCGAGACCTTTCGCCGGCGCCTGCTTCCCCTTGTGGATATCCTGACGCCCAATCGCCGGGAGCTGGGCCGACTGGCCGGTGGCGCCTGCGCCGACGACACCGAGCGTGCGGTCGAACTGATGCACCTGGGCTGCCAGGCGGTGCTGGTCACCGGTACCGACGATCCCGAGGAGCGGGTGCCCGCGGGGCGGGTACGGCACACCCTGCACGTGCCGGACGGCGATCGCCAGTGGACCTGGACGCGGCTGCCAGGCGTGTTTCACGGCTCCGGCTGCACCCTGGCGTCGTCGCTGGCGGCGCGGCTGGCCCAGGGAGAATCGCTGGTGGCGGCCTGCGAGCAGGCCCAGGCCTACACCTGGCAGACGCTGTCCCATGGCTGGCGCCCGGGTCACGACGACGGCGACGATCAGTGGCTGCCGAGGCGCCTGTGGCGGCTGCCGGTGGCTCGCTTCGAGCAGGACGCCTAGGCGCCGGACTGGTCATCCACGACCCAAGCATCGAGAATGAGGCCATGACCGAGACATCTTCGCGGGGATTGAGCGACGTTCACCGGGGAATCACCGCTCGCCCAGAGATTGTCCAGAGATTTATCCACAAGCCGAACGCCGTGACCGCGCGGCTCCGGCGTGATGCGACGCTTACTTTCAACAGCTAATGAGGTTGACATGACCACATCCGCCCAGCTCTTCGAACGGGCCTGCCGCCATATTCCCGGAGGCGTGAATTCGCCGGTGCGTGCCTTCAAGGGCCTGGAACGTCCGCCGGTGTTCATGGAGCGGGCGCAGGGCGCCTACCTGTTCGACGTAGAGGGCAAGCGCTATGTGGACTACGTCGGTTCCTGGGGGCCGATGATCACCGGCCATGCCGACCCGGAGGTACTCGGCGCGGTGCGCGAGCGCCTCGACAGCGGCCTCTCCTTCGGCACGCCCACGGCCATCGAGACCACCATGGCCGACCTGATCTGCGAGATGATCCCCAGCATCGAGATGGTGCGCATGGTCAACTCCGGCACCGAGGCCACCATGTCGGCGATCCGCCTGGCCCGCGGCTATACCGGACGCGACAAGATCGTGAAGTTCGAGGGCAACTACCATGGCCACTCCGACTCGCTGCTGGTCAAGGCCGGCTCCGGTGCCCTGACCCACGGCGAGCCCAGCTCGCCGGGCGTGCCGGCGGCCCTGGCCGAGCACACCGTGACCCTGTCGTACAACGATCCGGATGCGGTCGAGCAGTGCTTCGAGGAGATCGGCGACCAGGTGGCCTGCATCATCGTCGAGCCGGTGGCCGGCAACATGAACTGCATTCCGCCGCAGCCCGGCTTCCTCGAGACCCTGCGCCGGGTCTGCGATCGCCATGAGAGCGTGCTGATCTTCGACGAGGTGATGACCGGCTTCCGCGTCGCCATGGGCGGTGCCCAGGCGCATTACGGCGTCGAGCCCGACCTGACCTGCCTGGGCAAGATCGTCGGCGGCGGCATGCCGGTGGGCGCTTTCGGCGGCCGCCGCGGCATCATGGAGAACATCTCGCCGCTGGGGCCCGTCTATCAGGCCGGTACCCTGGCGGGCAATCCACTGGCTATGGCGGCGGGCATCGCCCTGCTCACCAAGCTGCGCGAGCCGGGCTTCCACGACGCTCTCAGCCAGCGCGTCGAGACCCTGTGCCACGGCCTCCAGGAGCGGGCCGATGCCGCCGGCATCGACATGATCACCCAACAGGCCGGTGGCATGTTCGGCGTCTTCTTCACCGGGCAGAGCCGGGTCGATAACTTCGCCCAGGCCACCGCCTGCGACGGCGACGCCTTCCGCCGCTTCTTCGCCAGCATGCTCGAGCAGGGCGTCTACATGGCGCCCTCCGCCTTCGAGGCCGGTTTCATGTCCAGCGCCCATGCGCCCGAGGACATCCAGCTGACCCTGGACGCGGCCGAGGTGGCCTTCGCCGCCATGCGCCAGGACTGACGGCACCCGACAAGACCGCGTGAACGGAGAAGAACGATGAACCAGCGACACGCCCCCGGAAGTCCGACCCGAGATGTCACCCTGGAGACGCTGGTCGAGCGCCTGAGCGCCTGGCATGCCGATCACGCCACCGACGAGGCCACGCCCCTGCATGAGGCCGTTCAGCGGCGCGTGGCCGCCGAGACGCAGGCCCTGACGGCGCTGATCGTCGCCGACGAAGACCGCCAGCGACTGCAGGCCCTGAGTCGCTGGCTGGAGGAGAACCTGTCCCGCTTGGCGCCCGTCTTCAAGACGCGCGAGGCCCGGCGGCTGCCGCGCAGCTGGGCCTGCGAGCACCCTGACAGCCGGCTGCTGGACGAGGGGCGCGTGGTGATGGTCAATGCCATCGATCGCGACCTTCAGAGCCACGGCGCCGAGGTCGTCCAGGATCCGGCCGCGGACCTGGCCTCGCTGCTGGTGGGGCTCGAGGTGCGTGACGAGTCGCGGCTGGCACGGCTGGCGCTGGACGGGTACCTGCGGCTCAGCGGCGACTACCAGGCCGCCCGGCTGCTGTCGGTGTTCCGGGTGCTCGAGTGCCTGGCCGGCGCGCGTCGCGCCCTGCGTCGGTTGGAGGCGGCCGAGGGCGACGACGAGCGCCCTGCCCTGCTGGCGGAGACCATGGGCGCCTGCCGCCGCTATCTGGAGCTGGCGGAACGGCACGCGGAGTTCCGCTTTCCGCCGCTGGTCATCGGCGTCGGGGTGTCGGGCAGTGGCAAGAGCCGCTTCACCCGCAACCTGGTGACTCGCCTGGGCGCGGTGCGGGTGGCGTCACATGCTGAGCGGCGTCGCCTGCATGGACTTTCTCCACAGGCGGTGGAGGGCGAAGCGCCTGTGGGTATCTTCGATGCCTCGACCACCGAGCGTACCTATCAGCGGCTGGCGCAGTGTGCCGGCCACCTGCTGGATGCCGGCCTGCCGGCCTGCATCGACGCGACCTGCCTGACCCAGGCGCAGCGTGACTGGCTGCGGCATCAGGCCGAGAGCCGGGGGCTGCCGGTGCTGCTGGTCAGCTTCGAGGCGGATCAGGCGACCCTGACGCGTCGCATCACCAAGCGGGCCGGACGCCATGGCGTGACCGCGGAGGAAGGTCTCGCGGTGCTGTCGCATCAGCAGGCGGCCTTCGAACCCTTCTCCGACGAGGAACGCTTCCACCTCGTGCGGCTGGACACGACGGCGGACAACGCCGGCGAAACGCTGGCCGGGCTGATCCAGGAGCATATGCACTGGAGCTGAAGTGCCTGCCGAGACCGGCTACCAGGGCCGGTCTCTCCATGCTTTCTTCCCCATCTTCTCCCTTACTTCTCCTTCTCACGCGTTCCCGAGTGTTACGTCGGCTTGGCATACCGCCCTGCGGTTCGGTGTTAGCTGATACGACATAATATATTGAAAATCAGGGATAAATATTGAGGCGTGACGACAGTGTCAAGACTGAAACAGGTTTGTACCTAATATGTTTCAATATGTTAAAGCACTGTTTTTAAATATTTTATCCTCGCATGGCCACTTCAGGCACGGAGTCACTGTTTCATCAGCCTGACACTCCGCTCGGCAATATCCCGCCATTGCCTTGCCTGCCTCTCCCCATACCCGACGCCTTCCGATTTCTTCGTCCGCACTATCAGAAGGTTACTGAAAGTTGGCACGTCCCGTGCTCTAGGTTTCATGCCTGCGAGTGGGATCTTCAAGGGTTCAAGAGAGACCTCCGGCTCAGCAGGCCGTGACACCGACGCCGGCAGCGATCCGAGGATCGTCCGGCAAGACGCAAGGGATTCTGTCGAATCGAACGGGAGTGTGATCATGAGTACCAAAGCATATGCAATCGCGGGAACTTCCCTGCTGGCGCTGGTCATGGCGATTTCCACTGCCCAGGCCAACCCGACCGCCAATGGCGACGATGCCTTCCAGTTTGTGGCTTCTGACGCCACTGCAAACGCTGGGGATGGTGGTAACAGCGCCGGTGGTGACGGCAACGGTTTTGGCGCGAGCTCTGCTAACGCCAACGGTACCGGCACCGGCGTAGGCGCCCTTCTGGGCTATGGTGAGGGTAAAGGTGAAGGCGGCAAAGCCGAGTCTTCTGGCTTCGGCTATGGCTCCGGCGGTAACGGTGGCCCGGCCGGCGACGGTGGCGATGCCTGGGCCATGAGCGAGTCCTACAACACCGCCATCAGCGTGATCTCCGAGCAGCAGATGAATTCCGTTGTCATCGGGGACTCCATCAGCGTCCGTGGCGCTCGTGGTGCCCGTGGGGCAGCGGGTGGTGAAGGCGGCATCAACGCGGCCGTCAGCGTCGGCGCCGGTCTTGGCGGCGATGGTGGTGACGGTGACGGTGACGATGGTGGTGACGCCGGCGCCCTGGGTCTGGGGGCCGCGGAAGGCGGTGATGGAGTCGGTGCCGGCATCGGGCTGGGTGCCGGTGAAGGTGGCGATTCCGGTGCTGGCGCCCTCTCCGCGTCTGGCAACAGCGATGGCGATGCGACCGGAACCGGGATCGGTGCGCTGCTCGGTCTGGGTCTTGGGACCGCAGATAACTCTGGTGACCAGACTGCCAAAGCCGGTTCCACTGACGCCGATTCCACCGCTGGGGACGGCAGTGGCACCGGGCTCGGTGCCGGCTCAGGCACCGGTGGTGACGGCAGTGCTGGCGGCTGGGCCGGTGCGGTGGCCGGTGACGGCGGCAGCGGCTACGGCGGCGGCGGCGGCGGCGGCAAAGGCGTCGGCGGCGATGCCTATGCCGCAGGGGCCCATGGCGGCGCCGGTGGCAACGGGGGCAACGGCGGCGCAGCCGTCCTGCGCACCGGCGCTTCCAGCATCTCCGTGGCGGCCGGAGGCGTCTACGGCGGCGTGTCCAACATGAACAGCTCCAGCGGGTTCTACAACTCGCAGCTGTCCGGCACCAGCATCTCCGCCCACAGCGGCGTGAGCATCGGCAACTGATGGCTCGGGCCTCGCGAGAGGCCCGTTTGCCCAATCGGGAACTGGCGGACGAGGTTCCGCCAGTTCCTTCACTGTCCGTTTATAGTCAGTGGAGGCAGAGCGATGAAAGGTTCAGTGCAGTGGCTCGCCGCGGGTGCCATCATATTGTCTGCCGGCATGGCGTCGAGCCTGCAGGCCGACGATGCCCGAATGACCGACGGCTTCGGGTCGATGCAGGAAGTCTCGACGGATGTTCTGGAGCAGGCACGGGGTCGAGACGTCAACGTGCATCTCGACCAGGTAACGGTTCAGAGCATTCAGGACATGCAAGCCATCAGCGCCGGATCGAGCTTCAAGGTGGTCAACGGCGACATGGTGACAGGCAATATCACCTTCGAAGGCGGTTCGATGGGCCATTACAGCGGTACCGGCATCTTCAACAACGTGACCGGGAATGCCAATGCGATCAACAACGCCATCGGTATCAGTGTCTATATCGCCAACCCATGAACGACACCCCAAACGGTGGTAATAGTGCCGTTCGGTGTCAGGGGGCTCGATCATGCGTAAGCAGCTGAAAGGCGCTGCCCTGTTCGTCGTCATGATGCTGTCGGCGTCCGAGTCGTTCATTCCGCCTGCCGAGGCGGGAACGGTGAGAATTTCCAATCCCTTCGGCCACTTCGAGGTCGAAGCCAAGAGTCTGGCGGAGCTCAGCTGGGAAGGTGTCGTGCGCCAGCAGTATGACTACAGCTGTGGATCCGCGGCCGTTGCCACCCTGATGACCTACCACTATGACCGCCCCACCACCGAGGGCGAGGTCTTCGAGGCCATGATCCGTCGTGGAGATCGTGAGCAGATCGAGACCTACGGCTTCTCCATGCTGGACATGAAGCGCTTCCTGGATGACAGGGGGCTCAATGCCGATGGCTTCGAGATCGCATTGGATGACTTTATCCGCATCGGCGTTCCGGCCATTACGCTGGTCAATACCGGGGGGTACAAGCACTTCGTGGTCGTCAAGGGAATGGATGCCGACAACGTGCTGGTGGGCGATCCGGCAGCCGGAACGGTCGTGGTGCCCAAGGATATCTTCGAGACGTTATGGAGCAACAAGGTGCTCGGTGTACGCAACGAAATCGAGGTGGCACGAGCGAACTTCAACAGTGAACGGGACTGGCGCGTGCGGCCCCCCTCGCCGATCGAGTCAGGGGTTCAGCGCACCAGCGTGGGATCGTATCTGCTGACACTGCCGGGCGCCAACGAGCTGGGTAGGTGATGATCTCGCAGGAGTGACCAACCATGAGCATGCAGCATGCAGGAAATGTGATGGGGGGAAGCCGGTGGAGAGGCTGCCGGCGGGGCATCAGCCTCCTGGTAGCGTCGGTTTCTTTGGCGATGGCGTCGGCATCCCCGGCCGCGACATCACCGTCCGGCATCCTGTCGGCGGGAACGCACGATATTTACTACCGAGGGGAAGTATTGCCTGAGGAAGGCATGGCAGAGCTTCGTGGCGGCTTTCGGCTGGCGGGGATGGAACTGAACTTCGGCGCCAAGCTGACCACGGCCATCAATGAACGGGTTCGTTACATCACTCAAGTGGCCTTCGACAATGCCGGCGCCAGGGTGCTGTCCAGTACGCTGGAGCAGTCGGGCACCGATACCGTGACCCAGGTGGGTGGGCCCGGTGGCGTCGATGCGGCGAGTATCGGCGGCAAGATCGACCTCACCGGGCTTTCCGATTTTTCCGGTGTCCTGATGAGCGATGGCAAGGGGGGGATGACGGCGGCGCTGCACAATATCACGCGCGATGCGATCGTCAGCAGCCTGTCGACGACTGCCAGCGGGCAGAGCATCAGTAACGATATCGACGTCAGCGTGCAGGTCATGAATATCGGCGAGATGCGCTCTTTCCGCCAGCGAGGTGCGATTCTCAACTCGCTGCAGGGGATTCTTCCCCGCTGATTGATAGAACGATACACAAACAAGGCTGCCCGCTCGGGCAGCCTTTTCTCGTTAGGCAATGTCTGAAAACTGTCTGCGCTCGGCTATACGGCGTTAAAAATCAGCTCGGGCGCGAGTCCGATCAAAATGCTTATTTACAGCTCGTAAACTCCGCTTTTTCACTGATTTTTGCCT
It includes:
- a CDS encoding amino acid ABC transporter permease, producing MDVTFQFDWQAAFASIPHLLTGIPYTLLISFAGLAIGFLIGILFGLLRISPSRWLRVPAVAYIEVFRGTPVLVQVLFIFYGLPQLLGGPINALVAGIAAIAVNSGAYISEIVRGGVQSIERGQREAGLSLGLSRRQTFRYIIWPQALRRMIPSLGNQGIISIKDTSLFSVIGVGELVRQGQVYIATTFNALEVYLMVAMLYLVITLSLSAALRLLERKGLVGQ
- a CDS encoding transporter substrate-binding domain-containing protein encodes the protein MKRQFTVASLASCLALGLATSAHAQETLDVVTDPSFVPFEMMDQETGQMVGFDMDIVAEVAERAGFEYNLRTMDFNGIIPAVQTGNVDIAIAGITITDERAEIVDFSDPYYDSGLRLLVNADDDSIQSIEDLEGKSVGTKIGSTSYDYLQENLGDDADITPYPGSSDMYMALLGGSVDAVFYDAPNVGYFSQTQGEGRAKVVGPLYEGQQYGIVLVKGSDWVEPVNEALASMKEDGTYDEIHSKWFGSASGE
- the erpA gene encoding iron-sulfur cluster insertion protein ErpA; translated protein: MSGAASFVPTPLLLSDSAKARLKALGEAEGKSGLTLRVYVTGGGCSGFQYGFDLAEDIADDDTLIEFGDVALVVDPLSYQYLVGSTVDYEEGLAGARFLIQNPNATTTCGCGASFMV
- the argC gene encoding N-acetyl-gamma-glutamyl-phosphate reductase gives rise to the protein MIKVGIVGGTGYTGVELLRLLARHPEVSVEAITSRSEAGLGVSELYPNLRGHYDELRFSEPDPARLAACDAVFFATPHGVAHALAFDLLERGTRVIDLSADFRLRDADEWAAWYGQPHGAPELLEEAVYGLPEVNRERIRQARLIAVPGCYPTAVQLGLLPLLEAGLIDADHVIADCKSGVTGAGRGAKVPSLLAEASESMKAYGASGHRHLPEIRQGLGDAANGPVGLTFVPHLTPMIRGIHATLYGRLQGEPGDLQALFEQRFADEPFVDVMPAGSHPETRSVKGANVCRMAVHRPGDGDTVVVLSVIDNLVKGASGQAVHNLNLMFGLDEFAGLDAPAMMP
- a CDS encoding chloride channel protein, coding for MPRFPLPRFSLDRFRRQLASVDALPQLCVLGLVSGLITGGLMVLFRLALQLGAMIFLPGGNPENFEALSPLTRALLPLLAVTLIGAWLWWLRPAGRQIGIAHVIERLTYHQGRFPVRNWFTQWWVGLISVLGGLSAGREGPAIHLGAAACSGLGQRLRLPHNSLRVLVACGTAAGISASFHTPVAGVIFAMEVVMMEYTITGFMPVILASTMGAVVSQAVFGFELPFEGTGLALGSLLNLPWIVLSALGIGLLAGGFVRVARAGDRLKRVPFALRFALAGGVVGAMAWWYPQVQGMGYDTLGLTIGGSLSLDVLLAVAIGKLLITAFTVACGIPVSIIGPVVVAGGAAGALCGLLGAQLLPDLAAGPAVYAMLGMAAMMGAVLQAPLAALMALLELTHNPNLILPGMLAVVVAGLTSRQLCGCDGFFISVTRHGLHPLQQPLMQALSRVSVPAVMERDLVRSRRRVTLDQASALLVAKPVWIVIERSSDAKPTLALKAADLARWMLEHDETDKLIDKEGRLDLLEIPGQRLDLAPIHLQATLSEAFLRLNTKHADALYVEHGHRPKQKRISGIITRDAIERYYRYSDASPG
- the hemJ gene encoding protoporphyrinogen oxidase HemJ; translated protein: MYLWIKALHLVAVVTWFAALFYLPRLYVYHAMARDRGESQAIEYFKTMERKLYRGIMTPSMIAVLVFGGGLLALNPGWLSQGWMHAKLTLVAALVAYHHVCLIYLKQFADGRCSRSHRYFRIFNELPVLALLAIVLLAVLKPF
- the thiD gene encoding bifunctional hydroxymethylpyrimidine kinase/phosphomethylpyrimidine kinase; translation: MTGDAQTHPHLPAVLVLAGHDPTGGAGLVADSEAVAACGGWALTVPTALTVQNCRDVGAVQPVDGVLIRDAAAALEDIEIAAIKVGLLASEAALDAVVEIIQRRPGVPVVVDPVLRAGGGHELSTPTLIETFRRRLLPLVDILTPNRRELGRLAGGACADDTERAVELMHLGCQAVLVTGTDDPEERVPAGRVRHTLHVPDGDRQWTWTRLPGVFHGSGCTLASSLAARLAQGESLVAACEQAQAYTWQTLSHGWRPGHDDGDDQWLPRRLWRLPVARFEQDA